Below is a genomic region from Granulicella sp. L56.
GCGACGGATGCGGCTCGGGCAACGGGTGGGCAGAAGAAACAGATTGTTCCGCCGGAGCTGCTGGAAGAGGTGTTTGAGCTGAACATGCAGCTTCAGGAGATGCGCGCGGCAAAGCAGATGGGCGAGGACGAGCCGGAGCTGCGTCGGGACCTGATGACGGCCAAGGACTCATTCGACGCGAAGATGGTGGAGACGCAGGCAGAGCTTGAGGGGCTGTGGGCGCGGTGGGATGAGGCTCTCGATGCCGACGATGAAGCCGGAAAGGCTGCTGCGCGGGATGCGATGGTGACTCTGCTGAACAAGCGGAGCTATCTAAGAAATCTTGTCCGCGATGTGAATGAGGCTTTGGAATAGCTGCTTAGATTGCACCGAGCCGTTCGATCTGCTGCAGGTGGTTGATGTCGTGGCCAGCCATGGTTTCGACCAGCGTCCAGAAGGTCATGGTGCCGCGTTCGGGGTGGGTCGTGGGGCGGTGACGGTCTTCTTCGGAGACGGTGGTGAGTAGCCGGAGGTTCCAGTTGCGGGCGGACTTGAAGAGGGCCAGCGCGGAGTCGAAATCGTAGGCGGCGTAGCGCGTGGCCCATGCCTCCTGATCGAAGGGGCGGATGAGCGCGTGTTTCTGGCTGAGGGTCTGGCGCAGGCGAAAGCTGAAGACGAGTTCGCAGTCGGCGAGGTGGGCGGCGATCTCGCGGATGCTCCATCTACCCGGAGCCGGAGCGCGGTCGATCTGCGCGCCGGAGAGTGGAGCGGTGAGCGCGGCGAGGTGATCGGCGGTGGACGTAAGGACGGGAATTGGTTCCTGACCGACCAGGAATTTCTCGTAGGGGTTGAGTTCCATGGAGAGACGGTATCACGGCTCGGCGATGGATTGAAGCGCTTTAAGCCTGGGGCTCGGGTTGCCAGGGATCATAGGTCCCGATGCTCCAGAGATGGCCTTCGAGATCGCGGCAGGTGAAGGCGCGGCCACCATAATCCATGTCCGCAATATCGACGACGATGGTTGCACCGGAAGCTTTTGCCGTCGCATAAAGAGCATCCGCGTCAGGGACGACAAGATAGGGGTGCTGTGTCTCGCGAAGACTAATCTCTTCGGGTTGAACGATATTTTTACCGTATTCGCTGCCGTTATCCACCGAGCCGAGCATGATCATTCCGCCGCCAAAGGTGAGTTGGGCATGGGCGACCGTATTGTTTTGCCCCAGGTACACAGCATTTTTCTGAAACCCGAAGGCGCTGCCCAGCCAGTCGATGGCGGCGACGGCATCGCGATAGCGGAGACAGGGGATGAGTGTGGAAGAGCCGCTCTTAACTTGATCGCTCATGCCTGAAAGGATGCCACTGCAATTGAAGAGGTTGTCATAGAAAATGCGGTAAAAGGATGTTCGCCGAGGTCGCATCTAAAACAACCGGGGCATACCGTCGCCGCTGTTTGTAGGACAATAGAGATAAGGCATTGAACGATAGAGGATTTGCAGGTTATGGCTGAGCAACGCGTTGTAGGGATTGATCTGGGGACGACGAATTCGCTGGTGGCGTTTATGGAGGGGGATACGCCGGTCGTCATTCCGGGCGAGGACGGCGAACGGCTGGTGCCGTCGGTCGTGGCATGGACCGACGAGGGGGTCGCTGTGGGGAATGCCGCACGCGGGACCCTGCTGTCGGATTCGGCAAGTGCTGTCTACTCGGCCAAGCGGCTGATGGGGCGCGACCTTGCCGATGTGCAGGAAGAGTTGAAGCTGTTCCCCTTCAAGCTGGCCGAAGGATTGCAACCCGGTGAGGTGCTGCGGCTGAATGTGGGCGGCCTGACGATGACGCCGCCGGAGATTTCGGCCTACGTCCTGATGCAGTTGAAGAAGAATGCAGAGCGGTTTTTTGGCGGCCCAGTGACGAAGGCAGTGATTACGGTTCCTGCCTACTTCAATGACGCCCAGCGGCAGGCTACGAAGGACGCAGGACGGATTGCCGGGCTGGAGGTTTTGCGGCTGGTGAATGAGCCGACGGCCGCGGCCCTGGCTTATGGCCTGAACAAGAATAAAGATGGCCTGATCGCTGTTTATGACTTTGGCGGCGGCACCTTCGATATCTCGATCCTGAAGCTGCATGAGGGGATCTTCGAGGTGATTGCTACGGGTGGAGATACTCACCTTGGCGGCGACGATATCGACAATCTGCTGATTGCGATTGCGCTGGACGATATTGCCGGTGATCTGGGCGAGGATGTGCGCGGCAATGGCGAGGCCGTGCAGGAGATTCGCAAGGCGGTGATTGAGGCAAAGATCCTGCTGTCGGTGACTGAGACCGCGATGCTGAATGTGTTGTTGCCCAGCGGGAAGCGATATTTGCGGGAGATTACGCGCGCGCAGTTTGAGGAGCTTTCAGCCAGTGTGATTGCGCGAACGGCTGGCCCATGCAAACAGGCTTTGAAGGACGCAGGTTTGTCGGTGGAACAGATCGACGAGGTCGTGCTGGTGGGCGGGTCGACGCGTATTCCTGCGGTGCGGCGGCTGGTGGATGAGCTGTTCGGGCTGGGGGCGCGTGGGAAAAAGCCGCATACGGAGTTGAATCCGGATGAGGTCGTGGCTCTGGGTGCGGCGGTGCAGGCGCAGATTCTGGCTGGTGGTTCGGCAGCCACAGAAGATCTGCTGCTGCTCGATGTGACTCCGCTTTCGCTGGGAATTGAGGCACTGGGTGGCGTGGTCGCGAAGATCATTCAACGCAACTCGACCATTCCAGCAAGCGCGACCGAACACTTTACGACAGGTGTCGATGGGCAGACGAATGTGGCGATCCATGTCGTGCAGGGAGAGCGAGAGCTGGCGAAGGATTGCCGGTCACTGGCCCGATTCGATCTGAAGGGGATTCCGCCGATGGTGGCGGGGCTGCCGCGCATCGAGGTGAAGTTTCTCATCGACGCGAATGGCATTCTGCATGTAAGCGCGCGCGAGCAGCGCAGCGGCAAAGAGGCCGAGGTTGAGGTGAAGCCGACCTATGGGCTTACCGATGAGCAGGTGGAATCGATGATTCTGGCTTCGTTCGACTTTGCCGAGCAGGATATTCAGGAACGACAGGTCATCGAGGCAAAGAACGAGGCCGAGACTATTCTGACGGCGGTAGAAAAGGGCAAAGTTCACGAGGCCTGGCAGCAGTTGACCTCCGACGAGATTGCGAAGATCGAACAGGGCGTCAATGAGCTGAAGGCCTCGATACAGGGTGGAGATTACAAGCTCATCCGGCGGTCGATTGAAGGGCTGGATAAGGCGACGCGACGGTTCGCGGAGCTGATGATGGACACTGCCGTCTCCGGCGCCATGAAGGGAAAGACGATGGGAGCGGCGGGCGAGAGCATGGGCGAGGGGCCGACGGCACCGCATCCCTTTGCCAAGGCGCAGGTGCTGGATTCGCGGTCTGAAGCCGAGGCTGAGACCAGAAAAATTGAAGATTCTATCAACGATGAGGCTACGGCCGGAGAGTCAACGGAAGATTGATTATGTCTAAAAACAATAAAAATGAAGTTGTCGATTTGTCGAAGCCTGCAGGCGAAGGAATGGTCCGGGTCACGTTTGAGCCCGAGGGACGGACGGTGGAGTTTCCGTTCGACTCGCTGCCGTATGAAGGACACGGGCAGCCGATGTCGTTTCTCGATGTCGCGGAGAATTATGACATCTTTCTCGATCACGCCTGCGGCGGAGTCTGTGCTTGTACGACCTGCCATCTTTGGGTGAAAGAAGGGATGCAGGGGGTAAGCGAGCCGGAAGATTTAGAGCTGGATCGTATGGAGACGGCTGCCGATATCCAGTTGAATTCTCGGCTTGGCTGCCAGGCAGTGATCGAGAAGCCGGGGACTTATGTGGTCGAGATTCCAAAGTGGAACCGGAATTATGTGCAGGAAGGCAAGCCCCGGCATGGGCCCGGAAGCGAGTAGCAAATTCTAAAGTTACAGTGCCAGAAGTACCACAACTACCACGGCTAGCCCGAGGAGCAGGCTGCGCCGGTCGGTAATGGCGTAGACGACAGGATCTTCGTCGAGTTCGCCGCGCGAGGCACGCAGCCAGAGAAGACTTATCCAGAGCAGGAGTACTGGCACCAGCAGCCAAAGCCGGTTGGTGTGGTGATACAGCTCTACCGCGTTGAGGTTAGAGATATAGAGGGTGAGAACAGCAACCGAGACGTAGCCGCTGGCCGAGCCGAAGCTGCGAAGCTGTTCAATATCAGAGACATGGTAGCCACGTCCCCCAGCGGTCACACCGCCGCGCTCGCGCAGATTTTCGAGCTCGGCATAGCGCTTGACGAAGGCCAGCGACAGGAAGAAGAAGATGCTGAAGCTGGCGAGCCAGGTCGAGACCGCTACTCCTGTGGCCGCTGAACCGGCCAGAATACGAATCGTGTAAAGCCCTGAAAGAACAATGACATCGACCATGACCGCCCGCTTGAGACGAAGCGAGTAGGCCAGCGTGGTCACCGCGTAGATTCCGAGCCATTCAAGGAAGTGGTATGGACGAATGAGCGCGAGCGAAGGCGTGATGAGATTCACCACGTAGGGCAAAAGGAGGGCGAGGCAGACGGACGCGGCTAGGAAGAGCGCGATGACGAAGACGCCGCTGATCGCCGACAGGTCTCCCGAGGCGAATGGACGGCGGCGTTTGCGGGGATGCTGGCGATCGGCCTCTAAATCCAATAGATCGTTGACAATGTAGGTAGCAGACGCGCAGAGGCCAAAGCTGAGAAAGGCGATAAAAGCGGCGGCGAAGAGAGCTTTGTCCCAGGCGTGGGCGAGCAGAAGCGGCAGAAAGATCAGGGTGTTCTTTGCCCATTGATGGATGCGGATGGCTTTAGGCCACGCACGGAGCGGAGTGACGCGCTCGTCGAAGGAGCGGACGGGAACAATTTTGTTGGCGCGGAGTGCCGAGCGCAGGCCTGCCGTGGGATTGGCGACCATTGGCTCTTTGCAATTCTGGAGAAGAGTGAGGTCGGGACGAGCGTTGCCGATGTAAGTGAAGTCGTCGCCAAAGCTCTTCCGGAACGCGGCTAGCTTGTTGGAGCCTGCGAGATTGGTCTCGCCGTCGGAGGCGAGCACACCTGTAAAGAGATTGAGGTGGTCGGCGATGCGGTGGGCCAGCGCAGAGTCGGCTGCGGTGGCGAGATAGATGGAGCGTCCGGCGGCCTTTTGCTGCTCCAGATATTGCAGAAGCTCACGATTGTAGGGCAGATGAGCGACATCCAGCTCTACATTGCTGGTGATATGGCGCTTCAAAGCGGCTTTGCCCTGTGCCAGCCAGCGCGGAAGCTGGAGAAGTGCGGCAGGATGTTGGCGCGCGAGGGCGAGGGTCGAGTCAACGAGGGTGTCCGATTTGACCAGGGTACCGTCAAGATCGACGCAGAGCGCGGGGAGCGACGCGGTGCCGGGAGCGGAGATAGACAAAGACATTCCTTCGATAGAGGAGTTTACGATGACCAGTCTTATTTATACGAGTTTAGATGCCAAAATTCGTTAAACTGCGGGCTTTAGCGCATGGGAGAGAAATATTGCGGCATTTCGCAAAAAAGGCTAAACACTGAACAGCCACGCCCTATGACCTTAGCGTGGCTGAAATTGGAGGAATAAAAGCTGAAAAGAAAGGCGCTAGGCTAACGCTGGTTCGTCAAGAAGAGATTGAACAGCGGGCTCGTTTACCGGAGGCGTAGGTGAGGCCGCGTCGGCGAGGTGAGGAAAGGGGAAGTAGGCGTTCCGGAAGTACTGCATGACCATGCGGTGGGTGTTGAAGAAGCTGCCGTTGATGGCGATGCAATGCTGCTGCATCCGCGACCAGGCGGCTGGGTTGGCGTACATGGGAGCGATGTGCTTTTCGAGCTTTTCGTAAAGACTTGTGGCTTCGCCTGCTTCGGTTTCGGCGTCTTCGATGGCCCAGCCAGTGACGTTCTCGGCACAGCCCTCGATCCACCAGCCGTCGAGAACGGAGAGTGAAGGCACACCGTTGAGAGCGGCCTTCATGCCGGAGGTTCCCGAGGCCTCGTAGGGGCGGCGGGGAGTATTGACCCAGACGTCTACACCCTGCGTGAGCAGCGCGCCCAGCTCCCAGTCGTAGTTTTCGAGATAGTGGATCTTGAGGGCGCTCGAGTTGAGATGGGCGGCGGCGGTATAGACGTCGCGAATGAGGCTCTTACCGGCGTTGTCGGCGGGATGGGCTTTGCCTGCGTAGAGAATCTGGAGGCCGCCGATCTTTTCGGCGATAGCGACGAGGCGGGCGGCGTCTTCGAGCAAAAGGCTTGCTCTCTTATAGGTTGCTACGCGGCGTGCGAATCCCAAAGTAAGTACGGAGGGATTAAAGTGATGGCCGGTACGCTTGGCCACAACGTCGAAGAGGCGCTGCTTGCCTTTGAAGTGACAGGCTGAGATACGTGCCGGATCGATGCCGTAGACGGAGCGGAAGTACTGGTTATCGGTGCGCCAGTTGGAGATCTCGGCGTCGAGCAGCTCCTGAAAGTGGGGGGAGACCCAGGTAGCAGCGTGTACCCCGTTGGTGATGGAGTGGACTTTATAGTCGGGGAACATGAGCTGCGAGACCTTGCCGTGCTGCATGGCGACCCCGTTGACGTAGCGGGAGAAGCGCAGGGCGATGTAGGTCATGTTCATGAGGCCGTTGTGCAGGCAGCCCGCGTGCTCGATGGCCGCGGCGCGGTCGTGGCCGAGCACCTGGTACATCTGGTCGAGGCCGAACTGATCGTGACCGGCGGGGACTGGCGTGTGCGTGGTGAAGACGCACTGGCGACGGACGG
It encodes:
- the glgP gene encoding alpha-glucan family phosphorylase, producing MSLSNALATASPDLSSRSIAYFSMEIALSPSLPTYSGGLGMLAGDTLRSAADTCRPMVAISLAHRRGYFRQILDPQGQQTEADVPWSPEATLPSANQVIALTMQGRQVLVRAWRFDVVGVTGHIIPVFLLDTDVEGNDEWDRHLTDHLYGGDTYYRLCQETVLGLGGVALLRALGCKPTVYHMNEGHAALLSIGLLEEHLAGNPLREAQEIDLEAVRRQCVFTTHTPVPAGHDQFGLDQMYQVLGHDRAAAIEHAGCLHNGLMNMTYIALRFSRYVNGVAMQHGKVSQLMFPDYKVHSITNGVHAATWVSPHFQELLDAEISNWRTDNQYFRSVYGIDPARISACHFKGKQRLFDVVAKRTGHHFNPSVLTLGFARRVATYKRASLLLEDAARLVAIAEKIGGLQILYAGKAHPADNAGKSLIRDVYTAAAHLNSSALKIHYLENYDWELGALLTQGVDVWVNTPRRPYEASGTSGMKAALNGVPSLSVLDGWWIEGCAENVTGWAIEDAETEAGEATSLYEKLEKHIAPMYANPAAWSRMQQHCIAINGSFFNTHRMVMQYFRNAYFPFPHLADAASPTPPVNEPAVQSLLDEPALA
- the hscB gene encoding Fe-S protein assembly co-chaperone HscB; the encoded protein is MSNYFEVFVLPAKLQIDTAALEKQFYTLSRKLHPDRFASRPVVEQEAALAESSQLNDAYRTLKDPVLRTQYLLKLQGVELEEQSKAATDAARATGGQKKQIVPPELLEEVFELNMQLQEMRAAKQMGEDEPELRRDLMTAKDSFDAKMVETQAELEGLWARWDEALDADDEAGKAAARDAMVTLLNKRSYLRNLVRDVNEALE
- a CDS encoding DinB family protein; protein product: MELNPYEKFLVGQEPIPVLTSTADHLAALTAPLSGAQIDRAPAPGRWSIREIAAHLADCELVFSFRLRQTLSQKHALIRPFDQEAWATRYAAYDFDSALALFKSARNWNLRLLTTVSEEDRHRPTTHPERGTMTFWTLVETMAGHDINHLQQIERLGAI
- a CDS encoding 2Fe-2S iron-sulfur cluster-binding protein; this translates as MSKNNKNEVVDLSKPAGEGMVRVTFEPEGRTVEFPFDSLPYEGHGQPMSFLDVAENYDIFLDHACGGVCACTTCHLWVKEGMQGVSEPEDLELDRMETAADIQLNSRLGCQAVIEKPGTYVVEIPKWNRNYVQEGKPRHGPGSE
- a CDS encoding VOC family protein; translation: MSDQVKSGSSTLIPCLRYRDAVAAIDWLGSAFGFQKNAVYLGQNNTVAHAQLTFGGGMIMLGSVDNGSEYGKNIVQPEEISLRETQHPYLVVPDADALYATAKASGATIVVDIADMDYGGRAFTCRDLEGHLWSIGTYDPWQPEPQA
- the hscA gene encoding Fe-S protein assembly chaperone HscA; translated protein: MAEQRVVGIDLGTTNSLVAFMEGDTPVVIPGEDGERLVPSVVAWTDEGVAVGNAARGTLLSDSASAVYSAKRLMGRDLADVQEELKLFPFKLAEGLQPGEVLRLNVGGLTMTPPEISAYVLMQLKKNAERFFGGPVTKAVITVPAYFNDAQRQATKDAGRIAGLEVLRLVNEPTAAALAYGLNKNKDGLIAVYDFGGGTFDISILKLHEGIFEVIATGGDTHLGGDDIDNLLIAIALDDIAGDLGEDVRGNGEAVQEIRKAVIEAKILLSVTETAMLNVLLPSGKRYLREITRAQFEELSASVIARTAGPCKQALKDAGLSVEQIDEVVLVGGSTRIPAVRRLVDELFGLGARGKKPHTELNPDEVVALGAAVQAQILAGGSAATEDLLLLDVTPLSLGIEALGGVVAKIIQRNSTIPASATEHFTTGVDGQTNVAIHVVQGERELAKDCRSLARFDLKGIPPMVAGLPRIEVKFLIDANGILHVSAREQRSGKEAEVEVKPTYGLTDEQVESMILASFDFAEQDIQERQVIEAKNEAETILTAVEKGKVHEAWQQLTSDEIAKIEQGVNELKASIQGGDYKLIRRSIEGLDKATRRFAELMMDTAVSGAMKGKTMGAAGESMGEGPTAPHPFAKAQVLDSRSEAEAETRKIEDSINDEATAGESTED
- a CDS encoding UbiA family prenyltransferase: MSLSISAPGTASLPALCVDLDGTLVKSDTLVDSTLALARQHPAALLQLPRWLAQGKAALKRHITSNVELDVAHLPYNRELLQYLEQQKAAGRSIYLATAADSALAHRIADHLNLFTGVLASDGETNLAGSNKLAAFRKSFGDDFTYIGNARPDLTLLQNCKEPMVANPTAGLRSALRANKIVPVRSFDERVTPLRAWPKAIRIHQWAKNTLIFLPLLLAHAWDKALFAAAFIAFLSFGLCASATYIVNDLLDLEADRQHPRKRRRPFASGDLSAISGVFVIALFLAASVCLALLLPYVVNLITPSLALIRPYHFLEWLGIYAVTTLAYSLRLKRAVMVDVIVLSGLYTIRILAGSAATGVAVSTWLASFSIFFFLSLAFVKRYAELENLRERGGVTAGGRGYHVSDIEQLRSFGSASGYVSVAVLTLYISNLNAVELYHHTNRLWLLVPVLLLWISLLWLRASRGELDEDPVVYAITDRRSLLLGLAVVVVVLLAL